From [Clostridium] symbiosum, a single genomic window includes:
- a CDS encoding ABC transporter permease has protein sequence MYRYIVRRLLMMLPVLLGISFVIFTMMYFTPGDPARMLLGERAEEAVVEELREEMGLNEPFLVRYGKYIKGIVTEGDLGISYSTKRPVLEEILDRFPTTLLLATLSITLALIIGIVAGVIAATKQYSIFDNLATGLSLLGVSMPTFWQGLMLIIVFAVWLRVLPASGFSGPRYWVLPVLAIGPSTASTIMRMTRSSMLEVLRQDYIRTARAKGQTERVVIVKHALKNALIPIITVAGLSFGGLLGGAVMAETIFSIPGLGKMMVDAINARNYPVVQGGVLFVAIVVSLVNLVVDLLYAFIDPRIKSQYKAQKRRKESTQTVSREAVQTVNRETDKK, from the coding sequence TTGTATCGTTATATAGTCAGGCGTTTACTTATGATGCTGCCGGTTTTGCTTGGCATCTCTTTTGTCATTTTTACAATGATGTATTTCACACCGGGCGATCCGGCGAGAATGCTGCTGGGAGAGCGCGCGGAGGAAGCCGTTGTGGAGGAGCTGCGGGAGGAAATGGGATTGAATGAACCGTTTCTCGTCCGATATGGAAAGTACATTAAAGGAATCGTCACGGAGGGAGATCTGGGGATTTCCTATTCCACCAAGCGCCCGGTTCTGGAAGAAATTCTCGACCGTTTCCCGACAACGCTTTTGCTGGCGACGCTGAGTATCACTCTTGCGCTGATTATCGGAATTGTGGCAGGCGTGATCGCGGCGACCAAACAGTATTCCATATTCGACAATCTGGCTACGGGGCTGTCGCTGCTGGGCGTATCGATGCCGACATTCTGGCAGGGATTAATGTTGATTATCGTATTTGCCGTCTGGCTCCGGGTCCTGCCTGCATCCGGTTTTTCCGGTCCGCGCTACTGGGTTCTGCCTGTGCTGGCCATCGGACCCAGTACCGCATCCACAATTATGAGGATGACGCGTTCCAGTATGCTGGAAGTCCTGCGCCAGGATTATATCCGTACGGCCAGGGCCAAAGGACAGACGGAGCGGGTTGTAATCGTAAAACATGCGCTTAAGAATGCATTGATTCCCATTATCACCGTAGCCGGACTGTCCTTCGGCGGCCTGCTTGGCGGGGCCGTTATGGCGGAGACGATTTTTTCGATTCCGGGACTGGGGAAAATGATGGTGGATGCGATCAATGCCCGGAACTATCCGGTGGTGCAGGGCGGAGTCCTGTTCGTAGCCATTGTGGTCAGCCTGGTCAATCTTGTCGTCGATCTTTTATACGCTTTTATTGATCCGAGGATAAAATCACAGTATAAGGCGCAGAAACGGAGAAAAGAAAGCACACAGACCGTGAGCCGCGAAGCGGTGCAGACAGTGAATCGGGAAACAGATAAAAAATAG
- a CDS encoding ABC transporter permease: MLAADVKKNGTGAGKRQSQLKGIWRRMKRNKAAMLGLIVIILLIICAVLAPLIAPYGYDDQLLSRRFIFPCREFPFGTDNLGRDILSRVIYGSRISLAVGLVSVSISVVFGTILGSIAGYYGNVLDNVIMRAIDIVLSIPSILLAISIAAMLGQGLFNLMIAIGVSEIPRYARVVRAQILSVKDQEFVEAARAVGASDFHIILFHILPNCLAPMIVQATIGVATAILDAAGLSFIGLGIQPPIPDWGGMLSAGRQYIRDYWYIVTFPGLMIMMTIYSLNLFGDGLRDALDPRLKN; encoded by the coding sequence GTGTTGGCAGCAGATGTAAAAAAGAACGGAACCGGGGCAGGGAAGCGGCAGAGCCAGCTGAAAGGAATCTGGCGCAGGATGAAAAGGAATAAGGCGGCCATGCTGGGCCTGATTGTCATTATTCTTCTGATTATCTGTGCCGTTCTGGCGCCCCTTATCGCACCGTACGGATATGATGATCAGCTACTGAGCCGGAGATTTATATTTCCGTGCCGGGAGTTTCCATTCGGAACCGATAACCTGGGCCGTGATATACTGAGCCGTGTGATTTACGGAAGCCGTATTTCGCTGGCGGTAGGTCTTGTATCCGTGAGCATTTCCGTTGTATTCGGAACAATCCTCGGATCCATTGCGGGATATTACGGCAATGTGCTGGACAATGTGATCATGCGGGCCATTGATATTGTCCTTTCGATTCCCAGCATCTTACTGGCGATCTCCATCGCGGCCATGCTCGGGCAGGGACTGTTTAATCTGATGATAGCCATCGGAGTCAGTGAAATACCGCGGTACGCCAGAGTGGTGCGCGCACAGATACTGTCGGTCAAGGATCAGGAATTTGTGGAGGCGGCCCGGGCGGTTGGAGCCAGTGATTTCCACATTATTTTATTCCATATTCTGCCCAACTGCCTGGCGCCGATGATCGTACAGGCAACCATTGGAGTGGCAACGGCCATTCTGGATGCGGCGGGCTTAAGCTTTATCGGCCTTGGAATTCAGCCGCCGATACCGGACTGGGGCGGCATGCTTTCGGCAGGGCGTCAGTACATCCGGGATTACTGGTATATTGTTACATTCCCGGGTCTGATGATTATGATGACGATTTATTCGCTGAATCTCTTTGGTGACGGCCTGCGGGATGCGCTGGATCCACGTTTAAAGAATTAG
- a CDS encoding ABC transporter ATP-binding protein gives MAEDLLKVSDLTIYYETDENVVKAVNRVSFSLKKGETLGLVGETGAGKTTTALGIMGLIPDPPGRIVSGEIEFEGENLLKKSSREMRKIRGHKISMIFQDPMTALNPVLTVGDQITEVIRLHEKISPEQAQKKAMDMLELVGIRADRFAEYPHQFSGGMKQRVVIAIALACNPELLVADEPTTALDVTIQAQVLELMTRLKQQFDTSMILITHDLGVVAEVCDRVAIMYAGEIVECGTLRQIYRNTKHPYTRGLFNSLPNLKDKVKRLKPIKGLMPDPSNLPAGCSFADRCDMKTDACEQSDPGICEVEPGHFVKCRLYLEGKEAGF, from the coding sequence ATGGCAGAAGATTTATTGAAGGTCAGTGATTTGACCATATATTACGAAACGGATGAGAACGTTGTAAAGGCGGTCAATCGTGTTTCGTTCAGTCTGAAAAAGGGTGAGACGCTGGGACTGGTAGGTGAGACCGGAGCCGGAAAGACGACGACGGCCCTGGGAATTATGGGGCTGATTCCGGATCCTCCCGGAAGAATTGTAAGCGGGGAAATTGAGTTTGAGGGAGAAAATCTTCTGAAGAAGTCATCCAGGGAAATGAGGAAAATCAGAGGCCATAAGATCTCGATGATTTTCCAGGACCCGATGACGGCGCTGAACCCGGTGCTTACGGTCGGAGACCAGATTACCGAGGTGATCCGCCTGCACGAAAAGATTTCACCGGAGCAGGCCCAGAAAAAGGCAATGGATATGCTGGAACTGGTAGGAATCAGAGCTGACCGTTTTGCCGAATATCCGCATCAGTTTTCGGGCGGCATGAAACAGAGGGTGGTGATAGCCATTGCGCTGGCCTGCAATCCGGAGCTTTTAGTGGCCGATGAGCCGACGACGGCTCTGGATGTGACGATCCAGGCGCAGGTGCTGGAACTGATGACCAGGTTAAAACAGCAGTTTGACACGTCCATGATTCTGATCACCCACGATCTGGGCGTTGTAGCGGAAGTGTGCGACAGAGTGGCGATTATGTATGCGGGAGAAATCGTCGAGTGCGGGACTCTCCGGCAGATTTACCGAAATACTAAACATCCCTATACCAGGGGGCTTTTTAACTCGCTTCCCAATCTGAAAGACAAGGTGAAGCGGCTGAAACCAATCAAGGGCCTGATGCCGGATCCGTCGAATCTTCCGGCCGGATGCAGTTTTGCAGACCGCTGCGATATGAAGACGGATGCATGTGAGCAGTCCGATCCCGGAATATGTGAAGTAGAGCCGGGCCATTTTGTAAAATGCAGGCTGTACCTGGAGGGAAAGGAGGCCGGCTTTTGA
- a CDS encoding oligopeptide/dipeptide ABC transporter ATP-binding protein, translating to MDVLLEVRELKKYFKTPKGMLHAVDGISFRLERGQTLGVVGESGCGKSTLGRTILHLLDNTGGQIFFNGNDITNITKKQFKDLRRNMQIVFQDPFSSLNPRMTVSRIISEPLTIYKTFPTKEETDRKVEELMDIVGLSRRLADSYPHELDGGRRQRIGIARALALNPEFIVCDEPVSSLDVSIQAQILNLMQDLQEERKLTYLFITHDLSVVKHISNHILVMYLGNMVEYADTDELFERQMHPYTKALLAAVPIPDVDAKNERVLLKGEISSPIDPRPGCRFAPRCEFTDERCFCETPKMQEPVPGHYVLCHRPLV from the coding sequence ATGGATGTGCTGCTGGAAGTAAGAGAACTTAAAAAGTATTTTAAAACACCGAAGGGGATGCTGCACGCAGTGGACGGAATCAGCTTCCGCCTGGAACGGGGGCAGACGTTGGGCGTCGTTGGGGAGAGCGGATGCGGTAAATCCACGCTTGGAAGAACCATCCTTCATCTGCTGGATAATACCGGCGGACAGATTTTCTTCAATGGAAATGATATCACCAATATTACAAAGAAACAGTTTAAAGATCTGCGCCGGAATATGCAGATTGTGTTCCAGGATCCCTTTTCATCCCTCAATCCCAGGATGACGGTCAGCCGGATTATCTCCGAACCGCTGACCATCTACAAGACGTTTCCGACAAAAGAGGAGACGGACAGGAAGGTGGAGGAGCTGATGGACATCGTCGGCCTTTCCAGACGGCTTGCGGATTCCTATCCCCATGAGCTGGATGGAGGGCGCCGCCAGAGAATCGGAATTGCCAGGGCGCTGGCCCTCAACCCGGAATTCATTGTCTGTGATGAACCCGTTTCCTCGCTGGATGTTTCGATTCAGGCACAGATCCTGAACCTGATGCAGGATTTGCAGGAGGAACGGAAACTGACATACCTCTTTATCACCCACGATTTGTCGGTAGTGAAACATATTTCAAACCACATTCTGGTGATGTATCTGGGAAATATGGTGGAGTATGCCGACACGGATGAACTCTTCGAGCGGCAGATGCACCCGTATACAAAGGCGCTTCTGGCGGCGGTTCCCATCCCCGATGTGGATGCGAAGAACGAGCGTGTGCTGCTGAAGGGGGAGATTTCCTCGCCCATTGATCCGCGTCCCGGGTGCCGGTTTGCGCCCAGATGCGAGTTTACGGATGAAAGATGCTTTTGCGAGACGCCAAAGATGCAGGAGCCGGTTCCAGGCCATTATGTGCTCTGCCACAGGCCGCTTGTGTAG
- a CDS encoding threonine/serine dehydratase, with amino-acid sequence MFGIEEIQAARERLAPYIYQTPVIHLQNLDETLGCQVYIKPECMQRTNSFKIRGALNKMLALPKEELKNGVVAASSGNHGKGVAFAAKLLGVKATIVIPDNAPQVKVDGIRNLGAEVVQCKLSERHVIAGQLSEKYGYTIIHPYDDYQIIAGQGTLGLEIAEQLPDTGYVVVPIGGGGLIGGVSTAVKSTIPGAKVIGAEPAVLRRYAKSVEAGERVNLEEQKSVADALLTQKPGERNYPIVTANVEGFVGVKDEFMLKAMKLLLMEGKILAEPSSCIGIGAALQGELKKWDVKESDKVCFVVSGGNVGLDQIEKLESIC; translated from the coding sequence ATGTTTGGAATCGAAGAAATCCAGGCGGCGAGGGAGCGTCTTGCTCCCTATATTTACCAAACGCCGGTGATTCATCTGCAGAATCTGGATGAAACACTGGGATGCCAGGTATATATCAAGCCGGAGTGCATGCAGCGCACGAACTCATTCAAAATCAGGGGCGCCCTGAATAAGATGCTGGCGCTGCCGAAGGAGGAGCTTAAAAACGGAGTGGTAGCCGCATCCTCGGGAAACCACGGTAAGGGGGTGGCGTTTGCGGCAAAACTTCTTGGAGTGAAGGCAACCATCGTCATACCGGACAATGCGCCGCAGGTGAAGGTTGACGGAATCAGGAATCTGGGGGCCGAGGTGGTCCAGTGCAAACTGAGCGAACGCCATGTCATCGCCGGACAGCTCAGCGAAAAGTACGGTTATACGATCATCCATCCCTATGATGATTACCAGATTATTGCAGGCCAGGGAACCCTGGGACTTGAGATTGCCGAGCAGCTTCCCGACACCGGTTACGTGGTGGTGCCAATCGGAGGCGGAGGCCTGATTGGGGGCGTGAGCACCGCGGTTAAGTCAACGATTCCGGGAGCCAAAGTAATCGGCGCAGAGCCTGCCGTCCTCCGCAGATATGCGAAAAGCGTGGAAGCGGGAGAGCGGGTAAACCTGGAAGAGCAGAAATCGGTTGCCGATGCGCTGCTGACCCAGAAACCGGGTGAGAGGAATTATCCGATTGTCACTGCCAATGTAGAGGGGTTTGTGGGAGTAAAAGACGAGTTCATGTTAAAGGCGATGAAGCTTCTCCTCATGGAAGGGAAAATTCTGGCCGAGCCGTCCTCCTGTATTGGAATTGGCGCGGCACTCCAGGGAGAACTAAAAAAATGGGATGTGAAAGAGTCGGACAAGGTCTGCTTTGTTGTTTCCGGCGGCAATGTCGGCCTGGATCAGATAGAGAAGCTTGAATCAATCTGCTGA
- a CDS encoding RidA family protein, which produces MKQVFNENSPSGHYTPGMISNGTLYISGQTSADPATGLPAEGGIEAETRMALEKMESVLNAAGCTKEDVVMCRIYVSSMDYWGDVNKVYGEFFGAHKPARIVLPVGRLNKGCLLELEATAEVKTE; this is translated from the coding sequence ATGAAACAGGTATTTAATGAAAACAGCCCATCGGGACACTACACACCGGGAATGATCAGTAACGGAACACTTTACATATCGGGTCAGACATCCGCCGATCCGGCGACGGGACTTCCGGCGGAAGGCGGTATCGAGGCAGAGACAAGGATGGCGCTCGAAAAGATGGAGAGCGTGCTGAATGCGGCCGGATGTACAAAAGAAGACGTGGTAATGTGCCGTATTTATGTCAGTTCCATGGATTACTGGGGTGACGTAAACAAGGTTTACGGTGAATTTTTCGGAGCGCACAAACCGGCCAGAATTGTGCTTCCGGTTGGAAGACTGAACAAAGGCTGCCTTCTGGAACTGGAGGCTACCGCAGAAGTGAAGACGGAGTAG
- a CDS encoding MurR/RpiR family transcriptional regulator, whose product MQLEEIAGTVKLSKKEQLVFDYLLAHRNEAAVMTSMELAAASGVGDTSVIRLAKTLGFENFRSFRRFLQEDALTVKQAISRSRLPYEKIKNADRLTPEEIPDAVRRQHASRAACDQVENGNEKYLKIAGMLLKAEKKYIAGFRNTAGLADYFTTVLSHILKDVRNVNRRDGFEDEAMDMGEKDVLILFSLPRYSGHALTVAEMAHRAGCPVIVFTDSVTSPVAENAEVTVVNQVDSFSFANSISSLALSMEIIVTLTGKMSGEEGRKRLEKLDEYMTKTGLY is encoded by the coding sequence GTGCAGCTTGAAGAAATTGCCGGGACGGTAAAACTGTCCAAAAAAGAACAGCTTGTTTTTGATTATCTTCTGGCCCACAGGAATGAGGCGGCTGTCATGACATCCATGGAGCTGGCCGCTGCGTCGGGGGTGGGGGACACCTCGGTAATCCGTCTGGCTAAAACACTGGGATTTGAGAATTTCAGGAGTTTCCGCCGTTTCCTTCAGGAGGACGCCCTGACGGTAAAACAGGCCATCAGCCGTTCCAGACTTCCGTATGAGAAGATTAAGAACGCCGACCGTCTCACGCCGGAGGAGATTCCCGACGCGGTCAGGAGGCAGCACGCCAGCCGGGCCGCCTGCGATCAGGTGGAGAACGGGAATGAAAAGTATTTGAAAATCGCCGGTATGCTTTTAAAAGCGGAGAAGAAATATATTGCCGGATTCAGAAATACGGCCGGTCTTGCCGATTACTTTACAACGGTCCTGTCCCATATTCTGAAAGATGTCAGAAACGTCAACCGGAGGGACGGATTTGAAGATGAGGCAATGGATATGGGGGAGAAAGACGTCCTGATCCTGTTCAGCCTCCCGCGCTATTCGGGCCATGCCCTGACGGTAGCGGAGATGGCGCACAGAGCGGGCTGTCCGGTGATCGTATTTACGGACAGCGTGACGTCCCCGGTGGCGGAGAATGCCGAAGTTACGGTCGTAAACCAGGTGGATTCGTTCAGCTTCGCCAACTCCATATCCTCACTGGCGCTTTCGATGGAAATCATCGTGACGCTGACGGGGAAGATGAGTGGGGAAGAAGGCCGGAAGCGGCTGGAAAAACTGGATGAATATATGACAAAGACGGGATTGTATTAA
- a CDS encoding CatB-related O-acetyltransferase produces the protein MSIPAKKIYPRSGDRQTVYLDAVVNKPGISVGAYTMYNDFVNDPVDFEKNNVLYHYPINQDRLIIGKFCSIACGAKFIFTSANHTMASLSTYPFPLFYEEWDTPISEVRTSWDNKGDIIIGNDVWIGYEAVIMSGVRIGNGAIIGTRAVVTKDVEPYTIVGGLPAKPIRKRYGQDTILKLEELRWWDLPYEQIKQLLPAVKSGDIAVLEEVYKNL, from the coding sequence ATGTCTATTCCGGCAAAGAAAATATATCCACGCTCAGGTGACAGGCAGACCGTTTATTTAGACGCTGTTGTCAATAAACCTGGCATATCGGTCGGCGCATATACGATGTACAATGATTTTGTAAATGACCCGGTTGATTTTGAAAAGAATAACGTACTCTATCACTATCCCATTAATCAGGATCGCCTGATAATCGGAAAATTTTGTTCCATTGCCTGCGGAGCCAAATTCATTTTTACGAGCGCCAATCATACGATGGCTTCCCTTTCAACCTATCCGTTTCCTCTGTTCTATGAAGAATGGGATACCCCTATTTCAGAGGTCCGGACATCCTGGGATAATAAAGGTGATATTATAATCGGCAATGACGTCTGGATTGGATACGAGGCCGTGATCATGTCCGGCGTCCGTATCGGCAACGGAGCGATTATCGGAACCAGGGCCGTTGTCACAAAGGATGTCGAGCCGTATACCATTGTAGGAGGGCTGCCTGCAAAGCCAATCAGGAAGCGCTATGGCCAGGATACGATATTGAAATTGGAAGAACTCAGATGGTGGGATTTGCCCTATGAGCAGATAAAACAGCTCCTGCCTGCTGTGAAAAGCGGCGATATTGCAGTTTTAGAAGAAGTATATAAGAACCTGTAG
- a CDS encoding pyridoxamine kinase, giving the protein MKRIVTLQDISCVGRCSITVALPVISAMGVECGILPTAVLSTHTMFHTFTCKDLSDQIAPIADAWEREEITFDAIYTGYLASAEQSAQVCDFFDRFTTPGNLVLVDPAMADNGLLYPAFDSGFPAEMAKVCAKADVIMPNITEACLLTGMPYKTSYDEAYIRELLEKLLALGCKTAVLTGVSFEEGKLGVVYLDQGGSSFSYFTRHCPQSYHGTGDLYSSTVLGGLMRGLSLGSALSLAADFVVTCIEATSTAENARWYAVEFESQIPKLCAMLEEHIRAENRALNSVGDTVFTK; this is encoded by the coding sequence ATGAAAAGAATCGTTACTCTTCAGGATATATCCTGTGTCGGACGCTGTTCCATCACGGTGGCCCTGCCGGTTATATCGGCCATGGGTGTGGAATGCGGAATACTGCCAACTGCGGTTTTATCCACCCATACAATGTTCCATACATTTACATGCAAGGATTTATCGGATCAGATCGCTCCTATCGCAGATGCATGGGAACGGGAAGAAATTACTTTCGACGCCATCTACACGGGCTATCTTGCCTCAGCCGAACAGAGTGCCCAGGTATGTGACTTTTTTGACCGTTTTACCACTCCCGGAAACCTCGTACTGGTCGATCCGGCCATGGCCGACAATGGTCTGCTCTATCCGGCCTTTGACAGCGGCTTTCCGGCGGAAATGGCAAAGGTCTGCGCCAAAGCGGACGTAATTATGCCGAACATAACAGAGGCCTGCCTGCTTACCGGCATGCCTTATAAAACCTCTTACGACGAAGCTTATATCCGGGAACTCCTGGAGAAACTGCTGGCTCTGGGCTGCAAAACCGCGGTCCTGACCGGAGTCAGCTTCGAGGAGGGGAAACTGGGAGTCGTATACCTTGATCAGGGCGGCAGCTCCTTCTCCTATTTCACCCGTCACTGCCCGCAGAGCTATCACGGCACCGGTGATTTATATTCCTCCACGGTTCTCGGGGGACTGATGCGCGGCCTGAGCCTTGGAAGCGCCCTCTCCCTGGCGGCTGATTTTGTCGTTACGTGTATTGAAGCCACCAGCACCGCTGAGAATGCCCGCTGGTACGCCGTAGAATTTGAATCCCAGATTCCAAAGCTGTGTGCGATGTTAGAAGAACATATCAGGGCAGAAAATCGGGCGCTGAATTCCGTCGGAGACACCGTATTCACGAAGTGA
- the spoIIIAA gene encoding stage III sporulation protein AA gives MESKDRLFQIFSKKLRGVLGTLNVEPEGIEEIRMRIGAPLFIIYRNNEYTVDEAGRLGGLSGSGEKEDSKGCFYVSKEDVEETLQCAVRYSLYAYEEELKQGFITVSGGHRIGVAGRVILEKGSVKTIQPVTFLNIRFSHQVKGCADHVLSYLYDRTNGDFLHTLLISPPRCGKTTLLRDIVRQISNGKNGKTVGVVDERSEIGACFQGIPQNDVGQRTDILDCCPKAAGMMMLIRSMAPDVVAVDEIGGEQDLEAMRYVMNCGCRILATIHGTSMEDIRKKPGLSRFIEESVFDRYVILGNRNGPGTIREICDGNGRNLLCG, from the coding sequence ATGGAGAGCAAAGACAGGCTGTTTCAGATTTTTTCAAAAAAACTCAGGGGAGTGCTGGGAACGCTTAATGTGGAGCCGGAGGGTATAGAGGAAATCCGCATGCGGATCGGCGCTCCGCTTTTTATCATTTACAGGAACAACGAATATACGGTAGATGAGGCGGGGAGACTTGGCGGACTTTCAGGGAGCGGGGAAAAAGAGGATAGTAAAGGCTGCTTTTACGTGTCTAAGGAAGATGTGGAGGAAACACTCCAATGTGCGGTCCGTTATTCCCTGTATGCGTATGAGGAGGAGCTGAAACAGGGATTTATCACGGTGTCCGGAGGCCACAGAATCGGGGTGGCGGGCCGGGTGATCCTGGAAAAGGGCAGCGTGAAAACCATACAGCCCGTCACGTTCCTGAATATCCGTTTTTCCCATCAGGTTAAGGGGTGTGCGGATCATGTACTTTCGTATCTTTATGACCGGACGAACGGAGACTTTTTACATACCCTGCTTATCTCTCCTCCCAGGTGTGGGAAAACGACGCTGCTGCGCGATATCGTCCGCCAGATTTCCAATGGGAAAAACGGCAAGACAGTGGGAGTGGTCGACGAGAGGTCGGAGATTGGGGCCTGTTTTCAGGGCATTCCCCAGAATGATGTGGGACAGCGCACGGATATCCTGGACTGTTGTCCGAAGGCGGCGGGGATGATGATGTTAATCCGGTCCATGGCTCCCGACGTGGTGGCGGTGGACGAGATTGGAGGAGAGCAGGACCTGGAGGCCATGCGTTATGTGATGAACTGCGGCTGCCGGATTCTTGCCACAATCCATGGAACATCGATGGAGGATATCAGGAAAAAACCGGGACTCAGCCGGTTTATTGAGGAGTCGGTCTTTGACCGGTATGTAATTCTGGGGAACCGAAACGGACCGGGAACAATCCGGGAAATCTGCGATGGAAACGGGAGGAATCTTTTATGTGGATGA
- a CDS encoding stage III sporulation protein AB has product MWMKTAGLILVIASCTGIGAEAVHRLRERLRLLETLRRMASHMKGEILYANVPLAEALFRTGKRNPGPAGKMFIEVAETLEQESGESFETVWKEKAGRFAAESALNKKEQEQLQRFGESLGYLDRDMQEKAILFYLEDLEHSIEKLRKEEPEKSRLFFGMGILSGLFLVVILI; this is encoded by the coding sequence ATGTGGATGAAAACGGCGGGACTGATACTGGTGATAGCCTCCTGTACGGGAATCGGAGCCGAGGCGGTGCACAGGCTGAGGGAGCGGCTAAGGCTTTTAGAGACGCTGCGGCGGATGGCATCCCACATGAAGGGGGAAATCCTGTATGCCAATGTCCCGCTGGCCGAGGCATTGTTCAGAACGGGAAAACGCAATCCCGGACCGGCAGGAAAGATGTTTATCGAGGTGGCCGAAACACTGGAACAGGAGTCGGGCGAGAGCTTTGAGACGGTCTGGAAAGAGAAGGCCGGGAGGTTTGCCGCCGAAAGTGCTTTAAATAAGAAGGAACAGGAACAGCTCCAGCGGTTTGGCGAGAGTCTGGGATATCTGGACCGCGACATGCAGGAAAAGGCAATTCTATTCTATCTGGAGGATTTGGAGCATTCCATAGAGAAGTTACGGAAGGAAGAACCGGAAAAGAGCCGGCTGTTCTTTGGAATGGGAATACTGTCGGGACTGTTTCTTGTCGTAATACTAATTTGA
- the spoIIIAC gene encoding stage III sporulation protein AC, whose product MGVSLIFRIAAVGILVSVICQILKHSGREEQAFLTSLAGLVLVLFWMIPYIYQLFETMKELFAL is encoded by the coding sequence ATGGGGGTAAGTTTGATTTTCAGGATTGCGGCAGTGGGAATTCTGGTGTCAGTCATCTGCCAGATACTCAAACACAGCGGCAGGGAAGAACAGGCCTTTCTCACCAGCCTGGCGGGACTGGTGCTGGTGTTGTTCTGGATGATACCGTACATATACCAGCTTTTTGAGACGATGAAAGAGCTGTTTGCATTGTAA
- a CDS encoding SpoIIIAC/SpoIIIAD family protein — translation MSIITASVLGLAAVLLAVQFKSKGGEYGTYLIMAAGLILFFYGTGKMKIIIDTAHQIQGYININSVYLTTLLKMAGITYIAEFASGICKDAGYGAIGTQIEIFAKLSILAVSMPVLLALLETLQGFLA, via the coding sequence ATGTCTATCATTACGGCGTCCGTGCTGGGACTTGCCGCCGTGCTTCTGGCGGTGCAGTTTAAAAGTAAGGGCGGAGAGTATGGAACGTATCTGATTATGGCGGCCGGATTAATCCTGTTTTTCTATGGGACAGGCAAGATGAAAATTATCATCGACACGGCTCACCAGATTCAGGGCTATATCAATATTAACAGCGTATATCTGACCACACTTCTTAAAATGGCGGGAATTACATATATTGCCGAATTTGCCTCCGGTATCTGTAAAGACGCCGGGTACGGCGCCATCGGGACGCAGATAGAGATATTTGCAAAACTGTCCATTCTGGCCGTCAGTATGCCGGTGCTGCTGGCGCTTCTGGAGACACTTCAGGGTTTTTTGGCCTGA